CCGATGCATTCACACTGACATTCACACCATGCTGCTTGGAAGAGGTAGGAGCCACCTAAAGAGCAAAAAGGCCAGACTTGCAGTGACGTGGCAGCAGGATACCATCTGTCCCACTTGTCCTGCTCCAGGTACTGGACATTCAGATGGCTACCTATCCTGATGCAGGTTGACCACAGCTTGCTTAGTGCAATTAGTTCCTTACTAATCGTTCTAGAATCTACTAATGAAGTCAAGAAATGGTAgtttggaggaagaaaaagggacAATGGCAGCAGGGAATGAATGAATCTGAGTGAAGCAAAGCTGTATGGTATCATATTCTCCCTTTGGCAAATTCTAAGACTAGGGAATCCCTATCCTAATTCCACCAATTCCAGCCCCATTCCCCCATCACCCTGCACCAGGCCAAAAACAGGCCAGAGGTGGAAACTGTTCCTCCTCATCCATTATTGAAGTCATTGATCCTTAAAAGCAGCTAGAATAGTGTCCAGGGCTAGGATCCTTCACCACAAGGAGTGACCAAAGCCAGGTACTCACAGGGAACACAGCAGGCCCATACTGGAAGGTGCTGGGGAGGCCCGGGACCCCTGTATAGTATGGCAGGCTGGTGTAACTGTAGCCAGGAGGCAGCGCCGGGTTCAGGAATGTCTGCTGCGTGGTATGGTGAGTCTGCGTCTGGTTCTGTTGGGGTTGGGCCAAGGTTGTGGccggggctggggaggaggcatCCCCACGGCCGAACTTTGTGAGGTCACCTGTGACAGGAGAGGCTAAATGTACCTGCCTCTTTCACCCCAATACCAATGCAGAATTACCTCTTCTGGTTTCACATGATTCCAGGAGATCCTGTTCAAAGACTATTAAAGTTCAATTCCTTGAATTACATTTCTGAGTGGCTCCAATTAGTGTTGCTCAGCATATACTGAGCACAGTTGCTGTAAGCCAAGGACTAGTGTTGAATAACTGTGCAATGCTATGGCAGGGACAGGCTCTTGGAATAAGGCACCTGTACAATTTCTCTGCCCACTTGTGTTCTCTTTCATCttcccccttcttccctcccctcttctcctccaTGGGGAATACCCCATGCTGGACTTGAAAGACAATGATGGATCAGGGAAAATGATAAGTCAATGAGGACAATGATAGGTCAGGTAAAAGAAGGCCCCCAGACATAGCAAGGCAGTGAGATTGCCACTGTGAGTAGCATAAAGGGGCAGAGATGAGCAGAGAAGACCACATCGACCACTGTACTTCCTGGAAAAAGCTAGCAAATGGCTTGAAACTAAGTCAAGATATCACTTTTTtgggagatgaggtcttgctatgttgcccaggctggtcttgaactcctgggctcaagcaattctcccaccttggcctcccaagtagccgagactacaggtatgtgctaccatgcctgtcTAAGATATCATCTAGAAATCACAGGGAGACAACAGAAAGTGGGATGAATAGGAAAAGCCACGACATGCCCAACTTTAGCAGGATTTTGAATCTACCAATCTTGATTTATCACATTCCTTCTTGCTACCAATCAGGTTTCTGCCATCAATCCCAACACTatctccctttttatttatttagtcccATCCCAATCCTACCAGAATAAGGGTTGCTGGCCAGGCTACCATCCCTCCCAGTCAGCGGAGTAGTGGGTGTGGGAAATGGGATGCTGTAGTAATCctagaaaagagggaaaaaaagagcagAGATTCAATGTCACTCATTCCCCAGCATGAGTATTATTTCCACagaggaaaaaacagaagaatgtgAGAGTTGTGCAATTTATCCAGTCACTAATTAAGCTGGCTAGAGTTAGCACAAACTCCACATTACTCTTGTATACACTGTCCCCCTTGCCTGGCCATGAGCACAGTCAGGCAAGGTCTAAGGGTATGCCCACTTGAGAATATGTCAAAGTCCACAAGGACCAATATTTTCAGCACTTTAGGTGTCATCCCTATCAGTTTATACCAAGCTTATTCTACTGAGAAAACAGATCATTCTGTAATTTAAAGTGACTGGGACAAACAAAAAGCACCCTGAGTGCTCCAGAGTACTTTACTGGGCTATAGATTAGGTTAAATGGTATTTACTAAGATGCCACaactctgatttaaaaaaagaagaaaaaaggctgggtgtggcggctcacgcctgtaagctcagcacttagggaggcagaggcaggtggatcacaaggtcaggaactcaagaccagcctggcaaagatggcgaaaccccatctctactaaaaatacaaacaaaaaatcagccaggggtggtggcgggcacctttaatcccagctactcgggaggctgaggcagacaattGCTTtgacccaggtggcagaggttgcaatgagccgagatgacgccactgcactccagcttgagagacagagtgagactctgtcttaaaaaaaaaaaaaaaagttatcttctGTTGGAAACCCTCCTCCAAATCCCTATATTCTAATATGCCTTAGATCAGAGTGTATGGAGGGCTGGGATGGGAAAGAGCTATGTCTGTGACTGAGGTAATTCTCCCAACACTAATTTTAAGACTACTTTATTTTCCAAAGCTCTATCCCACATACTCACCAATGGAAATCTTGTCTGAAGCATCTGTAAGTCATCATAACCATATACTTGTGGCTGAAAGATACAGATATATAGCAATAACAGGAACTGGTCATGATGTTAGCAAACTAAGGAGCCAAGAGACAAGCTAATTCAACAGAATATTCATCCTCATTCTGGGTTAGAACACGACACAGATTATTTCCttcaattttatttaagtaaaaagcAGTAAAGTACAAAGAGATTAAAAGATTCATGAAAGGTCTTGAAGCTTTCCTTGAGCTAAATACTACTGATTCTAGTAGGCTGGCTTCTTGATACCAATAGAGTAGACACAAAATATACACGAACAACCAGTTTTACTCTCTATTCTACAAGTCTCTGTCTCTTATACTCTTCAAAATCTGGCTTAAAAATAATCTCCTCCAGaaagaatattttacttttctccaaTTTCAGGGTTTTAAGGTAGTGACTACACATTAAAAATGTGTAACTGTGTTATTTGGATGTGTCAGCAGTATGATATTTATCTAGACTTTGTCTCTGAGGGCAGGAACAGgtatcttttaaaactttttcatataCCCTTCATCTTAATAGCTAAGAAATACTTGAAGGTCACAGAAGATACACTAGGGCAAAAAGCTACTACTAATATCAGCCACCCACTTATTCTCAAAGTCCCAGATTGAGTCAGGAAACTTTCCTCTAACCAGGCCAGACCAGCAAACACACTCAAGAGTTACGGATTTAATCAAATCAGAGAAAATAATTCTTGgggccaggagtagtggctcaggcctatataTAACCCCAgttctttgagaggctgaggcaggaggacccccTGAGCccgggattttgagaccagcctaggcaacataggaagaccctgtctctaaaaaaaatttttcaaacttagccaggcatggggatgcacatctgtagtcttagctacttggggagtctgaggtgagaggactgcttgagcccaggagttcaagactgcagtgagctagctATGATTGtttcactgcactctggcctgggtaaaagagcaagatctgtctcaaaaaataaaataatagtcatAATTATCTAAGACACTAAAAAGGATTCCAGATGAACATTCTGGCCTTTGGCTTCTGAGGCCCAGAAGTTGTGTTTCAAACAGGGCAGATATTCTcatcacacatatacatacatattgtacacacacacacatgcatacatgtgtgcACCATAAACCAGAGCAGACACACAATAGATGGGTTGGCCTCAGTTTAGTCCATTAGTACTTTTTCCAAAACTGCAAAGATTAAAAACCAGTTTGATTACATGTGGCAAttcctcatttattttatattttaattacagttgacccttaacacaggtttgaactgcatgcTGTTTATACCTGAATCTTTTCCAACCAGACACACAGATcaaaaatacagtcacatttatAGAATGCAAAACCCATATACATGGATTCCACAGAGCCAACTGCAGGGCTTGAGTATGTGCAAGTTTTGGTATTCACAGGGGTCCATCTGAAGCCAGAGCTATAAAAAGAGCAGCCACAGCATCCTCACCTTTTGAAGAAGATCCTTTAGTCCCACTTACCGGGTAGGCATGTAACAGCCCTGGAGCCATAATATACGGATTAGGCAACAACGGCGGGACCCCAGGAGGGAGGTTGGGAGGAGCTTTTCCtaaaagagaaattatatttttatcccATCACACAATTACCCCCTCCATCCCAGAGGAATGCCATCTGCTTACGCTAGGCTACCTGAAGTCGTAGCAACTGAGCTTCGAGTCGAGGCTGTGACAGTGGAGTTGCTGCCTAGGCTGAGGCCCAGGCTACTGCCACTATTGAGACTGGAGGAGACACTGACCACTGGGGGAGGTGCAGAGACTGTGCTGGATGTGGTGGAAAAAGTGCTGGAGGAAGAATGGAGATTCGCCTCACTCTCCACACTTGTGTGCTTCAAAAGGGGGAGCagtggaagagagaagaaaagagatcaGCGTCATAGGTCAGGAAAAATAAGATAAGACAATCCCTCCTGCTGAATATATTATTATGTCAACTTCCTAATTAAAGAGACCAAGTAGGCAAGGTACCAAAGTACACCCTGCTAAAGTAGTTAGAAATAATCTCCAGCTACATATTCCTCAAGACTCATCTGGCAAGAATGGTAACACACTCACTGCACATCATCATCCTGTTCAGAAAGACAATAACGCAAATGGAGACAGATTCCCCAGAGACTAACATTGGTTCATAAAGGAACAGAGAGAGTTGAGATGTAAAAAATACATCACAGCTTTCTCTCCCCAACTTTTCTTTACTAGTTGAGACCAGTTTGTGGACTAGGAGCAAGCAAAAattctgattttacttttttttttttttgagacagggtcccatctgttgcccaggctggggtgcagtggtgcaatattggctcaccacaaccttggcttcctgagctcaaacaatcctcccactttagccacccgagtagctaggactctatgagtgtaccaccatgcttggccaaccttcaaaaaatttttgtggggatgaggtctcactatattgctcaggttggtctcaaactcctgggctcaagcaatcctcctgccttggcctcccaatgtgttgggattacagaggtgagccactgcacctggccacaattCTGACTTTAAACCTGAAACTCTGTATTTGAACAGAGACTCCTAAAGGAACCTTAGCCCTCATACCTCCCCAGGCTTCTGGCAAATCTGACACTTTTGTCCAAAATGGGTCCTTCCCTTTACAGGCTCAGCTTAATTCTATTAATAGTTGTTACAAATCGAAACAACAAAATTGATCTTGGACCAAAAGCTCTCACCTGGCATCTACCTTCACAAAAATGTCCAGCCTTGCACTGATTCTTTTCAGAACTCATGTTTGGCATACCCAAGACCAAGAAAAGAGAACAGCTCTACCAGTTAGAAAGGTATGTTCTTCCAGAATTTATTAAAGTATACAAAGCCCAACTATATATTCAGTAGGGGAAAAAAGTCAGAAAGTCACTTTCAGGGCTTTTAGGAATGGCCCAGAGCTCAATGTTTAGGGATTGTTCTGCCTCTCTTGGCTTCCTAACATCCCTTTACTCGTTTTCCTGCAACCTCAAATCAATTATTTTGCCATCTCATGAAGAAATTTTCAATAATTCTCTCTTGGGACAATCTTAGGGTTGGAAAGTTCTAAGTGTAAGAAAACCACACATCCCTCTCTGCATCACACTTACCAAAAGAGTGGATGTCGAAGTGCGCCCAGAAGATGTTGATGATGAAAGGGTATTCTGCTGTGTAGATAACGTGCTGTCAGAATAAAAGAGGTTGCCATCAGCCACAGTGCTATACTTACCTGACCCAGAGCTTCAGTCAAGAACATAACAAGGAAATAAGATATAATATGAGACACCAAGGAGGTCTGAGATCATATATATGTTAAGCACAATGCCCAGCCAGGGGTAGTCAGCAGTTAAAGCAAAAGTAGACGTTGAAAGGGGAAAATTAAAACAAGCCTCCTCTGTCTTCACTTCCCACAGTTCTCAGGTCACCCACTTACCACAAAAGCAGGGCTAATGTGGTCTCTGCCAGGTCAAGGGAATAAGAAAGAACCAGAGAGCTCTGTTAACTGCTATTCACCAACCCCAACCTCCATCCTCACCCCAAATCACCTGCTGTGTTGTGTGGTGGTAGTATTTGGAATCTCCTCACTGTGGCTCAAGCCACCCAAGGAGGATGAATGCTGATTGGTTGTCGTCAGTAAGGAAGCTGCAGATACCGTTTCATTGAGAGGGGGGATGCTAGAAGTGGAAGGTGAATCAGATTTCACTGCAGAGCCGGTAGCACCTAGAAACATAGAAAGAAGGAAGTCCACTTATCAGAAAAAAGGGAATGTCTATAAGAGATGACTACAGTCCAAGGCTGTTCCAAAAACAAGAGAATGAGTTATTTAACAGTGGACTGTATTACGtcgaatcttttttctttaatgctgAGAATTACACAGCATGGGTCTCATTTGTCCAATGAAGGGAACTAATGGATTATCACCATTTTAAGATAGAAAACCAGGAACGTAAGAGGGGAAAAGCCTGAAGAACACTCACCTTCAACAGATTGTGTGGTCTGTAACTGCGTGGCCTGCACAGAACTGAAGCcattctggtaaaaaaaaaaacagaagagcaaGAAACAGACAAACTCATGTGAATGAGGCAAGTCAGCACTGATTCAGCTTTATTTTGGTCAACAAATCTTTAGGAGAAACTCTATATAAATTAACCAAAAGGATTAATATTAATACAATGCAGACTGTCCAAAAAAccaaaatagcaacaaaaattaaacaacaaaactGAGATATACCAACACTGTGTGACCAAAAGCAAAAGAAGGAAACCCTACAAATTGCTGAAGACACCCCAAACCTAAAACAGTTAGAGGAAAGGCCCAAAGTCCACATTCAGTGATTTTTGGGGAAGGATGAGTACAACAGTTCAGTCATACCACCTATTCCACTGGCATCATCTGACAGTCACTCAACATCACCTCTGGCATATGCTGTCTCCCTCACCATGCCAGGACATAGCAAGGTGAGGTCTACTGACATGCACCCAGAAATCTGGTAATCACATCTTCCCAGAAGACAGGACAGGCACTTGAGACTGATTCTACTAGTGACAATGAATTTTTTGTACAAAGAGAATGTTTTCCTGACTCATCAGTCTCCAGGTTTGCTGATAAGAACTTTTAATTCACTAATCACAGATGTGTGCCTTTTTCAAATTCTCAATCACTACTTCCAAAGTTTCTttgcaccatttgctgaaaagtaAAACACTAACATTTAAGGAATTTTTGCCCACAATTCTCCTAACCAATTCCCAGGGGTTCATGAAGCCACTACCTTTGCCTGAGTCAggtccttttggggtgatgaagaGATGGAGCTGGGGTACCGCCGAGTCTGTGTGGATCTCTGTTCATAAAGAGGGCCCTGAGCATTATTTTGGGAGGTATAGGTTGTCGACTGAATTGGGCCGCTCTGATAACCAGACTCCTGACTCTGGTTAGATGAAATTGTAGAGGAAGATTCACtgtaaataatgaagaaaaaaatctcagagaaaCAAAATAGAGCAGATCTACTGATACTAAGGAAATTGTGGAGATCTACTAGTGGAACAACTTGATTTGAATCAAGAAATTTTTCAGCAACAAGTAAAAGAATCTATCAAAATTTTCTCCTGATAACACTAGGAATCCCTACCTTCTATAGTGCCAGAGATCTAAATTAAGAATTAATCTTAAAAAcacctaggccgggcacggtggctcacgcctgtaatcccagcactttaggaggccgaggcgggcagatgacgaggtcaggagatcgagaccatcccagctaacacagtgaaaccccgtctctattaaaaatacaaaaaaattagccgggcgtggtggcgggcacctgtagtcccagctacttgggagtctgaggcaggagactggcaggaacccaggaggcggagcttgcagagagccaagatagtgccactgcagtccagcctgggtgacagcacaagactccgttttaaaaaaacaaacaaaaaataaataaaaaaaaatcttaaaaacatcttCAAGtcttcaaggaagaaaaaagtccCTTGGCTCCCCCCTACattctgctgttttgttttgtttttttatttttgagacggagtcttgctcagtcgcccaggttggagtgtggtggcgcgatctcggctcactgcaagctccgcctcccgggttctcgcccttctcctgcctcagcctcctgagtagctgggactacaggcccattacgcccagctagttttttgtatttttagtagagacggggtttcaccgtgttagctaggatggtctcgatctcctgacctcgtgatctgcccgtctcggcctcccaaagtgcagggattacaggcgtgagccaccgtgccaggcccatTCTGCTGTTATAAGAAAAAGTGGATCCGGAAGctgtgtctcaagcctgtaatgccagaactttgggaagccaaggtgggcggatcacaaggtcaggagatcaagaccagcctggccaacatggcaaaaccccgtctctactaaaaatacaaagaacagccaggcatagtggtgggtgcccataatcccagctattcaggaggctgaggcaggagaatcgcttgagcctgggaggcagaggttgcagtgatctgagatagtgccattgcactccagcctgggtgacaagagcaagactctgtctcaaaataaaaaagaaaaagtggctaAATGTCAGTATACAGGATACATTACTCTTGGCCCCTTCTACACATTCATGGACCCTAAGCACAGGAAAAACCATCTTTTCTTCACACTCATTTTAGAGAATTCTGAATTCTAGGCTCCCTCAAGAACCATATAAGATttgggccgggagtggtggctcatgcctgtaaccccagcacctttggaggccaaggtgggcggatcacctcaggtcaggagttcaagactggcctgactaacatggtgaaaccccgtctctactaaaaatacaaaattcgccgggcatgctggctcatgcctgtaattccagctactaggaaggctgaggcaggagaattgcttaaacctgggagacggaggttgcagtgagcagagaatgcgccaatgcactccagcctgggcaacaagagcaaaactctgagccaggcacggtggctcatgactgtaatcccagcactttgggaggccgaggcgggcagatcacccgaggtcaggagttcaagaccagcctggccaagatggtgaaaccctgtctctactaagaatacaaaaattagccaggcgtggtggcacatgccagtaatctcagctacttaggaagttgaggcaggagaattgcttgaatccgggaggcagaggttgcagtcagccgacatcacgccattgcactccagcctggcaacaaagcaaaactccatctcaaaaaaaaaaaaaaaaaaaaaaaaaaaaaaaaaaaaaaaaaaaaaccaaaaaccaaaaaacattgggggcatggttgctcatgcctgtaatcccagcatttgtggggggggggggggggcccgaggtgggtggatcacttgaggtcatgagttctagaccagcctggccaacatggtaaaaccgcatctctactaaaaaatacaaaaatttgctggttatggtggtgggcacctgtaatcccagctactcaggaggctgaggcaggagaatcgtttgaacccgggtggcggaggttgcagtgagccgaaatcatgccactgcactccagcctaggcaacagagtgacactctgtgtttaaaaaaaaaattcgtagagacagggactcattatattgcccaggctggtcttgaactcctggcctcaagtaatcctcctgccttggccacccaaagtgctgggattataggtgtgagccatcacatccagcccCTAGGGGGCATATTTCTACCTGTTTAGTTACAGATAACcctaataataatattttaaagcactCAAAATGCTATGATTGACTACTTTCCCCCTCAGTCATGCAGAGAGGCTTGGCCTCTCCAGAGTTCTAAAAACTACCCGCAGATTAAAAAAGTAGTAAAAGGTAAATAAGAGAGGTCTTATGGCTAATGTTTCCTCTACCTGGCCGTGCTGGTATACAGGCTACTTGGAGCCTGGCTTGAAGAGGCGCTCGTGGTGGGGGTGGACTCATAATCAGAAAGGACAGGCTCTGACCCAAACTGCAATGCCCCAAACTGCAGGTTTAGCCCTGAGATATCTGCTGAGCCAGGCATCTCCACAGCCAGAGCAGGAATCTATAgagaaaggtgaaggagaagagaaagtaaTGGCTTTAATACAACCTTACTAAAGACTAAAAAAAACCTTCCCCTTTAAATTTCCAAACTTACCTTTTTAATCTCAATTCTCAAGCCCACACCCCTTGCCATAAGATGTTATCTACCTAAAAGTTTAAGTACCTTAGAAGTCAAGGAGgcttttttcttctgctgtttcAGTTTCTGCTGAGCCGGCTGAGGGCTAGAGGACTGGTTGTCTGAAGATCCAGGCGACATCTGTGGAGCCGACGTGGATTTGCTTGGCAGAGGAGAagatggaggtggaggtgcagcTGTGGAGGTAGCCACTGCAGGTGACTTCTCCTGAAGGAACACCTCCATCATGGTTGAAGACGGGGTAAAAGCCTGGCGCTTTGTAAAGGGGCTGTGCACTGTTGAATCACTTGGGTTCTTCAAATCTGCAAGAGGAAACCCAGAATATGAAGCCAGAGATGCTGATGAATCTCAAGGAAATGCTATTATCCTGCACTAGCACCATGAGTGAGGACTGTAAAAATCAGAAACGCATATAAGCAGGCCCTCTTTTGGGGCTTAATCTCATTTCTATAGGTGACAATCActggattacttttttttttttttttttgagatggagtcttgctctgtcacccgggctggaatgcaatatgcaatggggcaatctcagctcactgcaacatccacctcctgggttcaagcgattctcttgtctcagagtagctgggactacaggtgcgtgccaccatgcctggttaatttttgtgtttttggtagacacgggatttcatcatgttggccaggctggtctcaaactcctgacctcaagtgatccatccgcctcggcttctcaaagtgctgggattacaggcatgagctgccacacctggcctacatCCATCCTTAAATAAAGCCTAATTAAATTAACACCATTACCCAGCCTGTGTAGACAGGAATGCACAAATTGTCCAAGTTTAAAGTACTGCAAGTTCTCATTTAACATCATCCATAGGTGCTTGGAAACTGGCTTTAAGCAAAAACAATGCATGGCATATCTTTGAATAACATTTTCCTTCAACATGATTTCATTATAATGttgatgagaagaaaaaaaaaaaatggccaggcgcagtggctcatgcctgcaatcccaccactttgggaggccaagaccagcagattgtttgagcccaagagttcgagacacacctgggcaacatggtgaaaacccacctccagaaaaaataaaaaattagccaggcacggtggtataagcctgaggtcccagctactcaggaggctcaggtgggaggattgcttgagcccaggaagatgaggctgcagtgagccaagatagtgccactgtactccggcctggatgacagaacgagactttgtCTTATGTTTCACaaaaagttgcagtttccaagaacctatcaatgaCATTAAGTGAAGACTTACTGTATAAGGTCTTAAGATGGCGAAGTCTATGAACCTAAAGGCAATATGTTATTTTCAAACACTGAAGATAAATCTAAGgagaataataattaaaaccCCAATCAACAGAAGACTGCAAATACGTATatggttaaaattttttttttttttttttttttttttttttttttttttttttttttgagaaaagctAGCTACACACtagctctgcagcccaggctaatgtacagtggtgcaaacacagctcactgcaacctcaacctcctgggctcaggcaattctcctgcctcagcctccctaggagctgggaccacaggtgcacaccaccacgctcagctaattgaaaacaattttttaagaaatggagtattgatatgttgctcaggctgttcttgaactcttaggctcaggctgtcctcccacttcagcctcccaaagtgctaagattacaggtgtaagctaccatgcccagcctctaaaTCTGATGAGAAATATATAGCCTCAAATTTTATTATTCCCCAACTTTCTGAATTCACCTTATTTGATTGGGGGAAATACATGTAGGAAGGTAATCAACTAGCTGCCCCTTTTCTTCACTTCAGGACACattctccaccccctccccctgCTAGCCTCTTGACAATAATGCTCCAATGCTTTAAAGATTCAAGTCACTTTCCATCTTCTCACCATACTGCACCAGTGATGGGGATTGTGTCGTTGAGCCCATGTCCCAAGAGGAGGTGGTGGTGCTTCCAGACTGAGAATGCTGAGCTGCCAACTGAGCCAGGGCTTGGGCAGTCTTGAATTGCTCCAAGAACTGGGAGCCCGTAGTACTGCCGCCTTTAGCTTCACCGACATCACCAAATCCTTTCCCTAACATGCTCACCTGTAGATCAATAAAGAGATGAGAGAAACCTACAGCCAGTAACCTTGTTCAGCTACTCATAAAGACTTATCCAGACAGAGCGCCAGTATAGATCAAGCAAGTAAAGAATACTGTCATACTGGGTATACAGCGTAGTCCACTAGAGTATAGGACCTAGAGTCAGACTGTCTTAGATTGAAATCCTGGCTATGTAAgcttggaaaaattat
This Rhinopithecus roxellana isolate Shanxi Qingling chromosome 8, ASM756505v1, whole genome shotgun sequence DNA region includes the following protein-coding sequences:
- the UBAP2L gene encoding ubiquitin-associated protein 2-like isoform X8, whose protein sequence is MMTSVGTNRARGNWEQPQNQNQTQHKQRPQATAEQIRLAQMISDHNDADFEEKVKQLIDITGKNQDECVIALHDCNGDVNRAINVLLEGNPDTHSWEMVGKKKGVSGQKDGGQTESNEEGKENRDRDRDYSRRRGGPPRRGRGASRGRECMHGALSKPAVVRGQENGLDGTKSGGPSGRGTERGRRGRGRGRGGSGRRGGRFSAQGMGTFNPADYAEPANTDDNYGNSSGNTWNNTGHFEPDDGTSAWRTATEEWGTEDWNEDLSETKIFTASNVSSVPLPAENVTITAGQRIDLAVLLGKTPSTMENDSSNLDPSQAPSLAQPLVFSNSKQAAISQPASGNTFSHHSMVSMLGKGFGDVGEAKGGSTTGSQFLEQFKTAQALAQLAAQHSQSGSTTTSSWDMGSTTQSPSLVQYDLKNPSDSTVHSPFTKRQAFTPSSTMMEVFLQEKSPAVATSTAAPPPPSSPLPSKSTSAPQMSPGSSDNQSSSPQPAQQKLKQQKKKASLTSKIPALAVEMPGSADISGLNLQFGALQFGSEPVLSDYESTPTTSASSSQAPSSLYTSTASESSSTISSNQSQESGYQSGPIQSTTYTSQNNAQGPLYEQRSTQTRRYPSSISSSPQKDLTQAKNGFSSVQATQLQTTQSVEGATGSAVKSDSPSTSSIPPLNETVSAASLLTTTNQHSSSLGGLSHSEEIPNTTTTQHSSTLSTQQNTLSSSTSSGRTSTSTLLHTSVESEANLHSSSSTFSTTSSTVSAPPPVVSVSSSLNSGSSLGLSLGSNSTVTASTRSSVATTSGKAPPNLPPGVPPLLPNPYIMAPGLLHAYPPQVYGYDDLQMLQTRFPLDYYSIPFPTPTTPLTGRDGSLASNPYSGDLTKFGRGDASSPAPATTLAQPQQNQTQTHHTTQQTFLNPALPPGYSYTSLPYYTGVPGLPSTFQYGPAVFPVAPTSSKQHGVNVSVNASATPFQQPSGYGSHGYNTGVSVTSSNTGVPDISGSVYSKTQQSFEKQGFHSGTPAASFNLPSALGSGGPINPATAAAYPPAPFMHILTPHQQPHSQILHHHLQQDGQDILNFVDDQLGE
- the UBAP2L gene encoding ubiquitin-associated protein 2-like isoform X3; protein product: MMTSVGTNRARGNWEQPQNQNQTQHKQRPQATAEQIRLAQMISDHNDADFEEKVKQLIDITGKNQDECVIALHDCNGDVNRAINVLLEGNPDTHSWEMVGKKKGVSGQKDGGQTESNEEGKENRDRDRDYSRRRGGPPRRGRGASRGRECMHGALSKPAVVRGQENGLDGTKSGGPSGRGTERGRRGRGRGRGGSGRRGGRFSAQGMGTFNPADYAEPANTDDNYGNSSGNTWNNTGHFEPDDGTSAWRTATEEWGTEDWNEDLSETKIFTASNVSSVPLPAENVTITAGQRIDLAVLLGKTPSTMENDSSNLDPSQAPSLAQPLVFSNSKQAAISQPASGNTFSHHSMVSMLGKGFGDVGEAKGGSTTGSQFLEQFKTAQALAQLAAQHSQSGSTTTSSWDMGSTTQSPSLVQYDLKNPSDSTVHSPFTKRQAFTPSSTMMEVFLQEKSPAVATSTAAPPPPSSPLPSKSTSAPQMSPGSSDNQSSSPQPAQQKLKQQKKKASLTSKIPALAVEMPGSADISGLNLQFGALQFGSEPVLSDYESTPTTSASSSQAPSSLYTSTASESSSTISSNQSQESGYQSGPIQSTTYTSQNNAQGPLYEQRSTQTRRYPSSISSSPQKDLTQAKNGFSSVQATQLQTTQSVEGATGSAVKSDSPSTSSIPPLNETVSAASLLTTTNQHSSSLGGLSHSEEIPNTTTTQHSSTLSTQQNTLSSSTSSGRTSTSTLLHTSVESEANLHSSSSTFSTTSSTVSAPPPVVSVSSSLNSGSSLGLSLGSNSTVTASTRSSVATTSGKAPPNLPPGVPPLLPNPYIMAPGLLHAYPPQVYGYDDLQMLQTRFPLDYYSIPFPTPTTPLTGRDGSLASNPYSGDLTKFGRGDASSPAPATTLAQPQQNQTQTHHTTQQTFLNPALPPGYSYTSLPYYTGVPGLPSTFQYGPAVFPVAPTSSKQHGVNVSVNASATPFQQPSGYGSHGYNTGVSVTSSNTGVPDISGSVYSKTQQSFEKQGFHSGTPAASFNLPSALGSGGPINPATAAAYPPAPFMHILTPHQQPHSQILHHHLQQDGQTGSGQRSQTSSIPQKPQTNKSAYNSYSWGAN